The nucleotide sequence CCAATCTTGGCCCGAACCTGGAAAAGCTGGCCAAGACCCAGGGCAACACACGAATGACGGATGCCGAGGTCGCAAGCTGGTTGGCCCGCAACGGTTATGACGCTCCGATGATCTGGCGCTACGGCGAATGGCTGGGTGTGGTACCGGGCTGGACGCGGACGGATGCGGACACGGGAAACACCACGGGTCGCTGTATCCCGAACAATGTTCCCGCAGACAGCGCACCTCGCTTTTGTGGTGTGCTGCAGGGCAATTTCGGCTATTCGACAGTCTTTCGCGAAAACGTGTCGACGATCACCGCCACGCGTCTGAGCCTGACCGGCATACTGATGTTCTGGGTCATGATCGTGATGGTGCCCACCGCCTTGCTGATCGGCGTGCTGGCCGGGATGCGCGAGGGATCGAAGCTTGATCGGGGGCTTTCCACCATCTCCATCGTTTCGACGGCCACGCCGGAATATGTCTCGGGCGTCGTGTTCATCACTGTCTTTGCGTCCTCCGCCGTCGGGCTGAAATGGTTCAAGGGATCGGCGGCGTCCGCAATGGATGACATCACATTTTCCAACTTCACCCTGCCCGTCATCACCATGGCACTATACGGCATGGGCTACATCGCGCGGATGACGCGCGCATCAATGGCCGAGGTCATGACGTCGCAATACATCCGCACCGCGCGTCTGAAAGGTGTCAGCTTTCCGGCGGTCGTCATAAGGCACGCGCTGCGAAACGCGCTGATCGCGCCTTTCACGGTGATCATGCTGCAATTTCCGTGGCTGCTGACAGGGGTTGTGATCGTGGAGACCCTGTTCAACTATAAAGGCTTCGGCTGGACGCTGGTGCAGGCCGCCAGCAACAACGATGTTGAACTGCTACTGGGCTGTTCCGTCATCGCCGTCTTTGTCGTTCTGGTCACGCAGCTGATTTCGGACATCGGCTATGTCTATCTCAACCCACGCATTCGCGTCAGCTGAGGGCCGATCATGGAAGCATTGGGCTGGGGTGCCATAATAGTGAAAATCCTGATCCGGTTCTGGCCGGTCTGGATCGCGCTGGCCGTCACCTTCGCGCTGTCGATCCGTCAGAAGCGGCAATTGGGGCTCTATGGCAGGCTGTTCGACAGCAGCATCGGAATGATCGGCTTCGGGCTGGTGATGTTCTGGGTGTTCACGGCCATCTTCGCGGGGATCATTGCCACCCATGGGCCAATCGACCTTGTTGCGCAGATGAAGAACAAGGTGCCCGGAACGCCCCTGCCTGACGGCTATGAGGGCTACCCCTATTACCTGCTTGGCGGCGACAATCTGGCGCGGGACGTGTTTTCTCGGATGGTTCTGGGCGCGCGTGAGGTGTTGAAGATCGCGCCTGCGGCCACCGCTTTTGCCTTCATGGTCGGGATCACGCTGGGCCTGCCAGCCGGGTATTTCGGGGGGCGGCTGGACACGGTGCTGTCCTTTATCGCCAACCTCGTTCTGGCCTTTCCGGTGATCTTGCTGTTCTACCTGTTGGTCACGCCGGAAATCGTCGCCAGCGGCATCCCCGTCTATATGGCGGCCGTGCTGTTCCTGTTTCCCGTCATCTTCCTCGTCGTTCTGTGGAACGCGCGCTTCTTCACCCAGCCCGCGCGCCGCAACCTGTTCGTCGCGGTGACACTGGTGATCGGGCTGTGGCTGTATGCAGGGCTGGCCTTCGATGCCGATCCGCTGGGCATCATTTCCATGCCGCCCAATGTGCTGATCGTTTTCGTGTCGGTGGTGTTCGTGAATTCGCCCACGGTTTTCCGTATCGTTCGAGGTATCGTGCTGGACATCAAGACACGCGACTATGTGGCCGCGGCGCAAACGCGCGGGGAAGGTCCGTGGTTCATCATGCTGTGGGAAATTCTGCCCAATGCACGCGGACCGCTGATCGTCGATTTCTGCCTGCGCATCGGCTACACGACCATCCTTTTGGGAACACTGGGCTTTTTCGGCCTTGGCGTGAGCCCTGAAAGCCCGGACTGGGGCAGCACGATCAACGAAGGCCGCCGATTGCTGTCGATCTACCCGCACCCCGCCCTGCCACCCGCCATTGCGCTAATGAGCCTGGTTCTGGGGCTGAACCTGTTGGCAGACGGGCTGCGCGAAGAAAGCCTGAAGGATTGATGAAAACGTCTTCTACCGGACAGCGCGGCATGGCTAGACTGAGAACGGGCATTATAGCCCGGAATGGGAGAGCGAAATGAAAGCCAGCCTTCTTTCAGTAATCGCAGCGTTCGGCATCGCGACCAGTGCGACCGCGCAAGAAACCCACCAGGTTCAGTTCGAAACGGGCGATGACAATGCCGCTGTCGAGGCGAGAGTGACCAGCAACGCCTATGTCGGCTATGTACTTGGTGCACGCGAGGGACAAACCACGGCCGTATCCCTGATCACGGACGGGAGCGCCTTCTTCAACATCCTACCACCGGGCAGCGATGGTGAGGCAATCTATATCGGATCGACGGACGGGCCCGAGGCGACGGGGATCACATTGCCCAGCACAGGCGACGACAAGATTCGCGCTTACCTGATGGGCAACGCAAGGGATACCCGAGAATCCGTCCCCTTCACCCTATCCATGGCGATCATGTAAAACAGCGTCGCCCGCGCGCGGCACCCCCACCGGAAGGCAGGCAAGCGATGAAACCGGACTATGACGGGCCGATACTGGAAATCGACAACCTTTCGATTTCCTTCTTCACCCGAGAACGCGAAATCCCTGCCGTGATGGAATTTTCCTGCACCGTGCAGCCCGGCGAAGCCATGGGGCTGGTCGGTGAATCAGGGTGTGGGAAATCCACCGTTGCGCTTGGCGTCATGCAGGATCTGGGCGTCAACGGGCGCATCACGGGGGGCGCGATCCGGTTCAAGGGGCGCGATCTGGCCGCGCTATCGGCGGACGAATTGCGCGGTCTGCGCGGCAATGAAATCGCGATGATCTATCAGGAGCCGATGGCCTCGCTGAACCCGGCGATGAAGGTCGGGCGGCAGTTGATGGAAGTGCCGATGATCCATGATGGCGCGTCCAAGCGTGATGCACGCGCACTGGCCCGCCAGTTGATCGAAGATGTCCGCCTGCCCGACCCCGACCGCATCCTAGACAGCTACCCCCACCAGTTGTCGGGCGGTCAGCAGCAGCGCATCGTTATTGCAATGGCGCTGATGTCCAAGCCGGCGCTGCTGATCCTGGACGAACCGACCACCGCGCTCGATGTGACGGTCGAGGCGGGTATCGTCGATCTGGTCAAGGAACTGGGGCAGAAATACGGCACCTCGATGCTGTTCATCAGCCACAATCTGGGGCTGATCATGGAAACCTGCGACCGGCTTTGCGTGATGTATTCGGGTGAGGCAGTCGAAACCGGTTCCGTGTCCGGCGTGTTCGACATGATGCGTCATCCCTATACGCAGGCGCTGTTTCGGTCGATCCCCCTGCCCGGCACGGACAAGAACGAACGCCCCCTTGTGGCCATCCCAGGGAATTTCCCGCTGCCGCATGAACGGCCCGAAGGGTGCAATTTCGGACCGCGCTGCGACTATTTTCGTGATGGTCTGTGCAACGCGCAGCCCGTGCCGATGTTTGACGTGGTTGGCAAAGACCGCCACAGTACCCGTTGCCTGCGCTTCAGCGAGATTGACTGGAACGCGCCGCCGGACGCGGCCACACAGACAGAAGCCTGCCAGATCGGCGAGGTGGTGTTGAAGGTCGAGAACCTGAAGAAATACTATGAAGTCTCAGGGAACGCGCTGTTCGGCACGGACGCGGACAAGCTTGTCAAAGCCAACGAATCCCTGAGTTTCGAGGCGCGCGAAGGCGAAACACTCGCGATCGTTGGCGAATCCGGTTGCGGCAAGTCCACGCTGGCCAAGGTGCTGCTGGGACTTGAAACCGCCACCAGCGGGAAGATCAGGCTCTACAACCAGACCATCCACGACACACCCATCGAGAAGCGCAACACCGACACGGTGTCCTCTGTCCAGATGGTGTTTCAGAATCCGTTCGATACACTGAACCCGTCGATGACGGTGGGGCGCCAGATTATCCGGGCGCTTGAGATCTTCGGGTATGCCGACAACAACAAGGACAGGCGCCACCGGATGCTGGAACTTCTGGATCTGGTAAAGCTCCCGCGCGCCTTCGCGGACCGAATGCCCCGACAGTTGTCTGGCGGGCAGAAACAGCGGGTGGGCATCGCGCGGGCGTTTGCGGGCGGCGCGAAGATCGTGGTTGCGGACGAACCGGTGTCCGCGCTCGATGTATCCGTGCAGGCGGCCGTGACCGATCTGTTGATGGATATCCAGCGTAAGGAAAAGACGACGCTTCTCTTCATCAGCCATGATCTGTCGATCGTGCGGTATCTCAGCGACCGGGTGATGGTGATGTATCTGGGGCATGTGGTGGAAATGGGCACGACCGAGCAGGTTTTTTCGCCACCTTACCACCCTTACACTGAAGCGCTGCTATCCGCAGTACCCATCGCCGACACCAGTGTCGAGAAGCAGCATATCGTGCTGGACGGCGACATTCCGTCCGCCGTCAATCCGCCGCCGGGATGCCCGTTCCAGACGCGCTGCCACTGGAAGCATCGCGTCGCGGACAACTTGTGCGAAACGCAAGTACCGCCCACCCGCGAACTTGCGCCGGGACATACCAGCAAATGCCACTTGCCGGATGATGTGATCGCGGAGATGGTGCCGATCATCAAAACCGCTGCCGAGTAGTCCGATGTCCCGTTTCGCCCCGATGCCCGATCCGCCCTACTACGCGGTGATCTTTGCCAACCAGCGTACCGACACGGATGATACGAGATACGGCGCGATGGCGGATTGGATGGTTGAACTGGCAACCGCTCGCCCCGGATGCATCGGACTGGAATCAACGCGCGACGCGGAAGGGTTCGGGATCACCGTCAGTTATTGGACAAACGAGGCGGAAATCATCGCATGGAAGGCCGATGTGACGCACCTTGCCGCGCAAAAGACGGGACGCGAAAAGTGGTATGAACACTACCGGCTTCGCGTCGCAAAAGTCGAGCGCAGCTATTCAGGCCCAGAGGGTCGCGACTAACCCGCCGCTTTATCCTCGAGCACCAGCCATTCTTCTTCTGCGTCCGACAGGGCCGTCTGGCGTGCGACCAACGCATCCGTCGCCTTCTGGAACTTCACTGGTTCGCGTGTAAACAGTTCCGGATCGGCCAGCAATTCTTCGAGCTTGCCGATTTCGGCCTCCAGCCGTTCCATCACGGATGGCAATTCCTTGAGGCGGTGTGCCTCGGTGAAGCTGAGACCCGATTTCTTCGGCTTCGTCTTTTCCTTGGGTTCCGGCGCGGGTTTGGCAGAAGGCTTTCCCTTGACCTCCGGTTCCGCCGATTCTTTCCGCTGCGACTGGTAGTCGGACCAGCCGCCCGCATAGATCGTCGCGCGCCCGTCCCCTTCCATCGCGATCGTCGTGGTCGCGACACGATCCAGAAAATCCCGGTCGTGGCTGACCAGAAGCACGGTTCCGTCATACTCGCCCAGAATATCCTGAAGCAGATCGAGCGTCTCGACATCCAGATCGTTGGTCGGCTCGTCCAGCACCAGCAGGTTGCTTTCCCGGGCCATGATACGCGCCAGCAAGAGCCGCGCCTTTTCGCCGCCCGACAGTGACCGGACCGGCGCGCGGGCCTGTGCTTCGTCGAACAGGAATTCCTTCAGATAACCCACCACATGCTTCGGCGTGCCGCGCACCATAACCTGATCGCTTTGGCCCGATACGCGCATCGAAGGATCGCTGGTCAGGCTGTCCCAAAGCGTGGCGTTCGGATCAAGCTGCGTGCGGTTCTGATCGAAAACGGCCATTTCCAGATTGGTGCCCAGCGTCACATCGCCGGCATCCGGTTCAACCTCTCCGGTCAGGATTTTCAGCAGTGTGGATTTGCCCACTCCGTTGGGGCCGACGAACGCCACGCGATCGCCACGCATAACCCGCAGCGTAAAATCCCTGACGATCTCCTTGCCTTCAAAGGATTTCGAGATGTTCACCGCCTCGATCACCCGCTTGCCCGATTTCGGGCCGGATGTCAGCGCCATTTCGGCCGCGCCCTGTCGTCGAATCATCGAGGCGCGTTCCGACCTCAGATCCTGAAGTGCGCGCACTCGTCCCATGTTCCGTTTACGACGGGCGCTGATTCCCTCAACCGCCCAGCGGGCTTCGGCCTTGATCTTGCGATCCATCTTGTGGCGGGCGTCGTCTTCTTCGGCCCAGATCTTGTCGCGCCATTCCTCGAAACCGGCAAAGCCCTGTTCCTGCCGGCGCACCTGCCCCCGGTCGATCCAAAGCGTCGCGCGTGTCAGCGCGGCCAGAAATGCACGGTCGTGGGAAATGACCACGAAGCCTGAACGCGTGCCGGCAAGCTGGTCTTCCAGCCAGCGGATCGCCTCGATATCCAGGTGGTTCGTCGGCTCGTCCAGAAGCATCAGTTCGGGATCTTCGGCCAACAGCTTGGCCAGCGCGGCGCGGCGGCGTTCACCCCCCGACGCTGTTTCAACGGGCGTGGCAGGATCGAATTTCAGACCTTCGGCCACCATGTCCACACGGTAAGATTCGGACGGCTCCAGTTCGCTTGCGGCGAAATCGCCCAAGGTCGTAAAACCCGACAGGTCCGGATCTTGTTGCATGTAGCCGACGGTCGTCGCGGGCGCGAGCACGCGGTCGCCTTTGTCAGCTTGAACAAGGCCTGCCATCACCTTGAGAAGTGTGGACTTTCCTGATCCGTTTCGTCCGACCAAGGCGACACGGTCGCCCGGTTGAACAATCAGGCTGAGATCGGAAAAGACAGGATCGCCGCCGAAGGTCAGCGAGATGTCATTGAGCTGTAGCAAAGGGGTTCTGGCCATGGCAGCGAGCTAGACCCCGCTACCACCGCCGTCAAGATCACCCGTGCGATGCTATTCGAGGAATTCGCCGGCCTGCGGCGATCCGAGGTTGCCGAAGATCTGGCGCAACAGCCCGACATCAGGCACCGACTGGTCGGTCACGCGCCGCGAAAGCGTCACGACACGCCCGTCTTCAAGCCCGTAGCGTTCGATATTGCGCACCGTGCCACCACCGGAAAAGCTGATCGCCACAATCTGGCGTTCGATCTCTTCGGGTTTGAACAACCCGCGCGTTTCACGGCGCGAAGACACATAGTACCATGTGTCACCGCGCTGAAATCCTTCGTTCAGCGGCGCGCCAACCAAATCAGTGACAGAATCGCGAGTGTCGCGGCCGACTTGAATTTGGGCCAGATCATAGTCAGGTGGTGTATAACCATGATTACGCTTGATCGGCGCGCAGGCCGTCACAGCCACACAGAGCCCCGCAATAAACGTGCCACGCATAACCGCGCCAAACTCGAAAAGGTCTTTCTTCATTCGGACTTGCCCGCCGCTTTATCTTCTGTCACCGCCTTACCGAAGCAACGGCACCGTATCAAGGACGGAACCCTGACGATGAATTCATCAAATGGCAAGGACACAAAGAAATGTCCCAACGCACCTATCTGATCCGCCCCGGCGAGCTACGCAGCCAGTCGCGCAGCTTCGCCTTCCGCCCTGAATCGGCAGAATTGGAACAGATCGCACAAGATCTGGACATCCTCGGGCTACGCAAGCTGTCTTTCGAAGGCGCACTGACCCCGGCAGGCAAGGAGGGCTGGGATCTGAACGCGACACTTGGCGCAACCGTCACGCAAGCCTGTGTCGTCACGCTGAAGCCGGTCACGACGCGTATCGATACGACCGTCGAACGCCGCTACCGCAGCAGCCTGCCCGACGACGAGGCCATCGGCGAAGTCGAGATGCCCGACGATGAAACGCTGGAGCCCCTTTCGGAAACCATCGACCTCGGTCAGGTCATTCGCGAGTCGCTGGCGCTGGAGTTGCCGCCATTTCCGCGTGCCGATAGCGCAAGTTTTGGCCAAGCCGTCTTTACGGAGCCGGGCAAAACCCCTATGTCCGACGAAGACACCAAACCCTTTGCGGGGCTGGCAGGATTGAAGGAAAGGTTCAAGGACCAGCAATAGCTGACATGACCCTGCGGAATATACTTCGCGGGATCAAGAAAGCCCTTGCACCGGGCCGGAAAAACAGTATGTATCCGGCTTCATTTACACATCGGGATTTGTGACCCGCCGAATGGGCGTGGCGCGGTCCTGCGACGAGAACGGGCCATGCGCCCTAGTTAATACCGAGGTTGAGACATGGCTGTCCCCCAGAATAAAGTCACACGGTCCCGCCGCAACATGCGCCGTGCGCATGACGCTCTGGTCGCCGGGAACCCTGCTGAGTGCCCGAACTGCGGCGAACTGAAGCGTCCGCACCACGTTTGCGCCGCCTGCGGCCACTACGACGACCGTGAAGTCGTTGCCCAGGCAGACGAGATCGACCTGGACGAAGACGCAGCCTGAACGGCGCAGGGGCGCAATCGGGTATGACACAGAACGTCGCCGAGCCACGCCCCGGCCCTACAGCTGGTAAGCCCGTCACCATTGCAATAGATGCGATGGGTGGCGACAAAGGCCCCGTGCCCGTGATTGCGGGCATGGCAAGATCTGCTGCGAAGAACCCGGATCTGCGGTTCATCGTCTTTGGCGACAAGTCCCGTCTCGAATCCCTGATCAGCAAACGCAAACCCCTGTCCGGGCGCGTCGATGTACGCCATGCCGAAGGCGTGGTCACGATGGATGCCAAGCCCAGCCAGGTGATGCGCAACGG is from Qingshengfaniella alkalisoli and encodes:
- a CDS encoding ABC transporter ATP-binding protein, whose translation is MKPDYDGPILEIDNLSISFFTREREIPAVMEFSCTVQPGEAMGLVGESGCGKSTVALGVMQDLGVNGRITGGAIRFKGRDLAALSADELRGLRGNEIAMIYQEPMASLNPAMKVGRQLMEVPMIHDGASKRDARALARQLIEDVRLPDPDRILDSYPHQLSGGQQQRIVIAMALMSKPALLILDEPTTALDVTVEAGIVDLVKELGQKYGTSMLFISHNLGLIMETCDRLCVMYSGEAVETGSVSGVFDMMRHPYTQALFRSIPLPGTDKNERPLVAIPGNFPLPHERPEGCNFGPRCDYFRDGLCNAQPVPMFDVVGKDRHSTRCLRFSEIDWNAPPDAATQTEACQIGEVVLKVENLKKYYEVSGNALFGTDADKLVKANESLSFEAREGETLAIVGESGCGKSTLAKVLLGLETATSGKIRLYNQTIHDTPIEKRNTDTVSSVQMVFQNPFDTLNPSMTVGRQIIRALEIFGYADNNKDRRHRMLELLDLVKLPRAFADRMPRQLSGGQKQRVGIARAFAGGAKIVVADEPVSALDVSVQAAVTDLLMDIQRKEKTTLLFISHDLSIVRYLSDRVMVMYLGHVVEMGTTEQVFSPPYHPYTEALLSAVPIADTSVEKQHIVLDGDIPSAVNPPPGCPFQTRCHWKHRVADNLCETQVPPTRELAPGHTSKCHLPDDVIAEMVPIIKTAAE
- a CDS encoding ABC-F family ATP-binding cassette domain-containing protein, with the protein product MARTPLLQLNDISLTFGGDPVFSDLSLIVQPGDRVALVGRNGSGKSTLLKVMAGLVQADKGDRVLAPATTVGYMQQDPDLSGFTTLGDFAASELEPSESYRVDMVAEGLKFDPATPVETASGGERRRAALAKLLAEDPELMLLDEPTNHLDIEAIRWLEDQLAGTRSGFVVISHDRAFLAALTRATLWIDRGQVRRQEQGFAGFEEWRDKIWAEEDDARHKMDRKIKAEARWAVEGISARRKRNMGRVRALQDLRSERASMIRRQGAAEMALTSGPKSGKRVIEAVNISKSFEGKEIVRDFTLRVMRGDRVAFVGPNGVGKSTLLKILTGEVEPDAGDVTLGTNLEMAVFDQNRTQLDPNATLWDSLTSDPSMRVSGQSDQVMVRGTPKHVVGYLKEFLFDEAQARAPVRSLSGGEKARLLLARIMARESNLLVLDEPTNDLDVETLDLLQDILGEYDGTVLLVSHDRDFLDRVATTTIAMEGDGRATIYAGGWSDYQSQRKESAEPEVKGKPSAKPAPEPKEKTKPKKSGLSFTEAHRLKELPSVMERLEAEIGKLEELLADPELFTREPVKFQKATDALVARQTALSDAEEEWLVLEDKAAG
- a CDS encoding ABC transporter permease; this translates as MEALGWGAIIVKILIRFWPVWIALAVTFALSIRQKRQLGLYGRLFDSSIGMIGFGLVMFWVFTAIFAGIIATHGPIDLVAQMKNKVPGTPLPDGYEGYPYYLLGGDNLARDVFSRMVLGAREVLKIAPAATAFAFMVGITLGLPAGYFGGRLDTVLSFIANLVLAFPVILLFYLLVTPEIVASGIPVYMAAVLFLFPVIFLVVLWNARFFTQPARRNLFVAVTLVIGLWLYAGLAFDADPLGIISMPPNVLIVFVSVVFVNSPTVFRIVRGIVLDIKTRDYVAAAQTRGEGPWFIMLWEILPNARGPLIVDFCLRIGYTTILLGTLGFFGLGVSPESPDWGSTINEGRRLLSIYPHPALPPAIALMSLVLGLNLLADGLREESLKD
- a CDS encoding outer membrane protein assembly factor BamE, translating into MKKDLFEFGAVMRGTFIAGLCVAVTACAPIKRNHGYTPPDYDLAQIQVGRDTRDSVTDLVGAPLNEGFQRGDTWYYVSSRRETRGLFKPEEIERQIVAISFSGGGTVRNIERYGLEDGRVVTLSRRVTDQSVPDVGLLRQIFGNLGSPQAGEFLE
- the rpmF gene encoding 50S ribosomal protein L32 yields the protein MAVPQNKVTRSRRNMRRAHDALVAGNPAECPNCGELKRPHHVCAACGHYDDREVVAQADEIDLDEDAA
- a CDS encoding YceD family protein, whose protein sequence is MSQRTYLIRPGELRSQSRSFAFRPESAELEQIAQDLDILGLRKLSFEGALTPAGKEGWDLNATLGATVTQACVVTLKPVTTRIDTTVERRYRSSLPDDEAIGEVEMPDDETLEPLSETIDLGQVIRESLALELPPFPRADSASFGQAVFTEPGKTPMSDEDTKPFAGLAGLKERFKDQQ
- a CDS encoding antibiotic biosynthesis monooxygenase family protein; amino-acid sequence: MSRFAPMPDPPYYAVIFANQRTDTDDTRYGAMADWMVELATARPGCIGLESTRDAEGFGITVSYWTNEAEIIAWKADVTHLAAQKTGREKWYEHYRLRVAKVERSYSGPEGRD
- a CDS encoding ABC transporter permease — encoded protein: MALFILRRIGVMLLTALCLTFVVFSLTNLGPNLEKLAKTQGNTRMTDAEVASWLARNGYDAPMIWRYGEWLGVVPGWTRTDADTGNTTGRCIPNNVPADSAPRFCGVLQGNFGYSTVFRENVSTITATRLSLTGILMFWVMIVMVPTALLIGVLAGMREGSKLDRGLSTISIVSTATPEYVSGVVFITVFASSAVGLKWFKGSAASAMDDITFSNFTLPVITMALYGMGYIARMTRASMAEVMTSQYIRTARLKGVSFPAVVIRHALRNALIAPFTVIMLQFPWLLTGVVIVETLFNYKGFGWTLVQAASNNDVELLLGCSVIAVFVVLVTQLISDIGYVYLNPRIRVS